A genome region from Bacillaceae bacterium IKA-2 includes the following:
- a CDS encoding type II secretion system F family protein, whose amino-acid sequence MAQFQYVGKTRTGKKQKGTINGTNKREVIQKLRGKGIAITEIIEMKESLFKKDIVIGNPVKNQDFVIYLRQFATLLQAGVSLVESTSILGKQTESKPLQKALASVEDELRSGQPFSDSAAKHKKIFPPMFINMMRAGEASGTVDEALDRLAVHYEKQHQTRQKVISALAYPIVIGVIAVFVVIFLLTSVVPTFAAMLSDVGGELPAITKFVLGASDVVQKLWWLIILLFFAFYVGLKIVQKNPASKYFLDYAILKMPIFGRMMQKAVLARMTRTLSSLFSSSVPILQAIAIVEKVVENEVIARILKQSRQSLENGQPLTEPMRDHWVFPPLVVQMMAIGEETGTLDQMLGKVADFYETEVENATDRIKSLIEPIMIVFLAVIVGTIVISIMLPMFQIYSEI is encoded by the coding sequence ATGGCACAGTTTCAATATGTAGGAAAAACAAGAACAGGGAAAAAGCAAAAAGGCACGATCAATGGAACAAACAAGCGAGAAGTGATCCAAAAACTCCGCGGAAAAGGGATCGCAATTACTGAAATAATAGAAATGAAAGAGTCGCTCTTTAAAAAAGACATTGTCATTGGGAACCCCGTCAAGAATCAAGATTTTGTTATCTATTTACGGCAATTTGCGACGCTATTACAAGCAGGCGTGTCATTAGTAGAGTCGACGAGTATATTAGGGAAACAAACAGAAAGTAAGCCGCTCCAGAAGGCGTTAGCCTCCGTTGAAGATGAATTACGATCTGGACAACCCTTTTCAGATTCAGCGGCAAAACATAAAAAGATATTTCCGCCGATGTTTATTAACATGATGCGAGCTGGAGAAGCAAGTGGTACCGTCGATGAGGCGCTAGACAGATTGGCCGTACACTATGAAAAGCAGCATCAAACAAGGCAAAAGGTTATCTCAGCATTAGCTTATCCGATCGTTATTGGTGTGATTGCCGTCTTTGTTGTTATTTTCCTTTTGACTTCCGTTGTCCCAACCTTTGCAGCAATGCTAAGTGACGTTGGTGGAGAATTACCAGCAATAACGAAATTTGTTCTTGGAGCAAGTGACGTCGTTCAAAAGCTCTGGTGGTTAATAATTCTCTTGTTCTTTGCTTTTTATGTCGGACTTAAAATTGTTCAAAAAAATCCAGCTAGTAAATATTTCTTAGATTATGCTATACTGAAAATGCCTATCTTTGGTAGAATGATGCAAAAAGCTGTGTTAGCAAGAATGACGAGAACTTTAAGTTCATTATTTTCTAGCTCAGTCCCAATTTTGCAAGCGATAGCGATTGTTGAAAAGGTTGTTGAAAACGAAGTGATTGCACGTATCTTAAAACAATCAAGACAGTCACTAGAAAATGGACAACCATTAACAGAACCGATGCGTGACCACTGGGTATTTCCACCACTCGTCGTGCAGATGATGGCGATTGGTGAAGAAACAGGTACTCTCGATCAAATGTTAGGAAAAGTGGCTGATTTTTACGAGACTGAAGTAGAAAATGCCACAGATCGAATAAAGTCACTTATCGAACCAATCATGATTGTCTTCCTAGCAGTCATCGTTGGGACAATCGTCATATCGATCATGTTACCAATGTTTCAAATTTATTCCGAAATTTAG
- a CDS encoding prepilin-type N-terminal cleavage/methylation domain-containing protein produces MIKKYITKQSGITLIEVLASLVILTMVTGVTFGVLTTSVKFNDKTQSHVNLRQEANIIVTTLRQHHQQKKYSDCFEDYIANDKIEFKEFKVKQNTIEVNCNYSVNIDPLTDLEVNFVLVDAFNNEFEIDTIIEAVNHIPDPLTINIQPNSQDPETCIDDPDCGGGDNDFYDFLLDKNVFVYGSQLLFKGNQINGPNATMVILGSLNSSDLNGGALGNISNIYINGNANFDSGSAGLGSSINPGLLYVNGNLSLWSGTRSIYGDVHVSGDLRLKDAKIYGNIYVDGDVELGWTPWLSDESKVYYTGSFTHPASMSTNITSKFIKESIVPTFDMPIYDLPPVKSDQWYEDNGYVSGGDLANGRKIFTHNNYSFSSSQTFNNVIIVSKGDITLSNWMHVTGILYAPNGKVTFGGGSFEGLVIAKDGFFVTSGGSTVTFKGIDQFIDSLEDYPF; encoded by the coding sequence ATGATTAAGAAATATATAACGAAGCAGTCGGGTATTACGTTAATTGAAGTCTTGGCCTCGTTAGTAATTCTAACAATGGTAACAGGGGTTACATTCGGAGTTTTAACAACATCAGTAAAATTTAATGATAAAACGCAGTCTCACGTTAATTTAAGACAAGAAGCAAATATTATTGTTACTACACTGAGACAGCACCATCAACAAAAAAAGTATTCTGATTGTTTTGAAGACTATATAGCAAATGATAAAATAGAATTTAAAGAATTTAAAGTTAAACAAAATACCATAGAGGTTAACTGCAATTATTCAGTAAATATTGACCCTTTAACTGATTTAGAAGTTAATTTTGTACTGGTTGATGCATTTAATAATGAATTTGAAATAGATACAATTATTGAAGCAGTTAACCATATACCTGACCCTCTAACTATAAATATTCAACCAAATTCACAAGATCCGGAAACTTGTATTGACGACCCAGATTGCGGTGGGGGAGACAATGATTTCTATGATTTTCTATTAGATAAGAACGTTTTTGTATATGGATCACAGCTACTATTTAAAGGCAATCAAATTAATGGTCCAAATGCTACTATGGTTATTCTAGGAAGTTTAAATAGCAGCGATCTTAACGGAGGTGCTCTCGGTAATATTTCTAACATTTATATAAATGGCAACGCAAATTTTGATAGTGGTAGTGCTGGTTTAGGATCAAGCATTAATCCAGGTCTTTTATATGTGAATGGAAATTTAAGCTTATGGAGTGGAACACGTTCTATATATGGTGATGTTCATGTTTCTGGTGATTTACGCTTAAAAGACGCAAAAATTTATGGAAATATTTATGTTGATGGCGATGTTGAATTAGGGTGGACACCTTGGCTTTCTGACGAATCGAAGGTTTATTATACAGGCAGTTTTACACATCCGGCAAGTATGTCAACAAACATTACATCAAAATTTATTAAAGAAAGCATTGTTCCAACATTTGATATGCCTATTTATGATCTTCCACCTGTAAAATCTGATCAATGGTATGAAGATAATGGTTATGTTTCAGGGGGGGATTTAGCTAACGGACGAAAAATATTCACACATAATAACTACTCGTTTTCAAGCTCACAAACTTTCAATAACGTTATTATAGTAAGCAAAGGAGATATTACTCTTTCTAACTGGATGCATGTAACTGGCATTTTATATGCCCCAAATGGAAAAGTTACATTTGGGGGAGGTTCGTTTGAAGGTTTAGTAATTGCTAAAGATGGTTTTTTTGTTACGAGTGGTGGATCAACAGTAACATTTAAAGGCATCGATCAATTTATAGACAGTTTAGAGGACTACCCCTTCTAA
- a CDS encoding ATPase, T2SS/T4P/T4SS family — protein sequence MSNTRKRLGDILVDAGLITNDQLQQALNEKLDKQKLGDALLQQGFITEQQLIEVLEFQLGIPHVSLYRYPIDPKVTSIVSKEMATKNYLMPLKQDGEKLLVAMADPMDFFAIDDLRLSTGFQVETAIATKDDILRAINKYYDMDDVAEEMLDDPKKDKGKEQEDTVTNEDSPVVKLVNQMLQRAVQQRASDIHFDAQETKVVIRYRIDGLLRTERTLPKHMQNMLVARIKIMSNLNITETRLPQDGRIKVVIDFNPIDLRVSTLPTVYGEKVVMRILDLGNSLNDLDKLGFNKINYKRFMEMIKKPTGIVLITGPTGSGKSSTLYASLNKLNTEEVNIITVEDPVEYQLEGINQIQVNVNVGMTFAAGLRSILRQDPDIVMVGEIRDRETAEISVRASLTGHLVLSTLHTNDAISTVSRLIDMGLEPFLIASSLSGIVAQRLVRRICRDCKTEHEATVSEKQIFAKRGLKIEKVFKGAGCPTCNMTGYKGRVAIHEILVIDETIQKLIMNNRQINEIRDYAMKAGTIFLIDDGLLKVKQGLTTTEEILRVVSE from the coding sequence ATGTCAAACACTCGTAAACGCTTAGGAGATATTTTAGTAGATGCTGGTTTAATTACAAATGACCAGCTTCAACAAGCATTAAATGAAAAACTAGATAAGCAAAAATTAGGGGATGCCTTATTACAGCAAGGATTCATAACTGAGCAGCAGTTAATTGAAGTCCTTGAATTTCAATTAGGCATTCCCCATGTTAGTTTATATCGATACCCTATTGACCCAAAAGTGACATCGATTGTTTCAAAAGAAATGGCCACGAAAAACTATTTAATGCCCCTTAAGCAGGATGGAGAAAAGTTATTGGTTGCTATGGCTGATCCGATGGACTTTTTTGCAATTGATGACTTACGTCTCTCGACAGGGTTTCAAGTCGAGACGGCGATAGCTACGAAAGACGATATTTTGAGGGCCATCAATAAATATTATGATATGGACGATGTCGCTGAAGAAATGTTGGATGATCCAAAAAAAGATAAAGGGAAAGAACAAGAAGATACGGTAACGAATGAAGATTCTCCCGTCGTAAAACTTGTCAATCAAATGCTACAACGAGCTGTCCAACAACGAGCTAGTGATATCCATTTTGATGCTCAAGAAACAAAAGTGGTCATTCGCTATCGAATTGACGGTTTGCTCAGAACAGAACGAACACTCCCAAAGCATATGCAGAATATGCTCGTTGCTCGAATTAAAATTATGTCCAACTTGAACATTACGGAAACAAGATTACCGCAAGATGGCCGAATAAAAGTTGTGATTGATTTTAATCCCATCGACCTCCGTGTTTCTACATTACCAACCGTTTATGGTGAAAAAGTTGTTATGCGTATTTTAGATTTAGGAAATTCCTTAAATGACCTTGATAAATTAGGCTTTAATAAAATTAACTATAAGCGCTTTATGGAGATGATTAAAAAGCCGACAGGAATTGTTCTCATTACAGGACCTACAGGTTCAGGTAAATCATCGACCTTATACGCTAGTTTAAATAAATTAAACACAGAAGAAGTCAATATTATTACGGTTGAAGATCCGGTCGAGTATCAGCTTGAAGGAATCAACCAAATTCAAGTAAACGTCAATGTAGGAATGACCTTTGCGGCTGGGCTGCGCTCAATTTTACGCCAAGATCCTGATATCGTTATGGTCGGTGAGATACGTGACCGAGAAACGGCGGAAATTTCGGTAAGAGCCTCACTAACAGGGCATCTTGTTTTGAGTACTCTCCATACGAATGACGCTATTAGTACTGTGTCGAGATTAATTGATATGGGTTTAGAGCCATTTCTGATTGCTTCTTCTTTGTCAGGAATAGTCGCACAACGATTAGTTCGGCGGATCTGTCGCGATTGCAAAACAGAACATGAAGCAACGGTAAGTGAGAAACAAATCTTTGCCAAACGCGGCTTGAAAATAGAAAAAGTATTTAAAGGCGCTGGGTGTCCAACTTGTAACATGACAGGCTACAAGGGGCGAGTCGCCATTCATGAAATCTTAGTTATTGATGAAACGATTCAAAAGCTGATCATGAACAACCGCCAAATTAATGAAATTCGTGACTATGCAATGAAGGCGGGTACAATTTTCCTCATTGATGATGGCTTATTAAAAGTCAAACAAGGTTTAACAACAACAGAAGAAATTCTTCGAGTTGTATCTGAATAA
- a CDS encoding VanW family protein — protein sequence MASNMLKIGFKLFSLVLLCTFFLIGFSIVGSYAYEMLYPEKQLIEQGTLVSSISIGELTNKEALQLIENETEIWGEANMVTFHYMDTESTKVASELISFDTQTTLQLAATNKITPIFVVLNNQAIDELLHQLSFVDLRDMIDQDLLNEDLIAYAQTLTNDPLAVDINNYLLEEYQEESGTIATSYIHNLSPGNDLNELIRNLNGYKINPKEEISFLSMLEEVNFSLNNNETMSIAASAIYKVILETNFEVIERHTSSSLPEYSELGYEAYVSSDGNDLRFYNPNSKPYTLVLRLQGKVLSAAIEGYPLANSYIVNLKDEQTFKPKRILQYSAGVPLGNRVIQQEGKYGYAIKVYREAYDRSNRIMTIELISEDFYRPTHIIEVRSLILTETSNRSNSSDLDQGITNPSTDQGGNSSGDNGSETFVQDENPSGGNGSETTDQDENSSDGNGSEIDDDTESEVNDPIKGY from the coding sequence TTGGCTTCTAACATGTTAAAAATAGGTTTCAAATTATTTTCGTTAGTCTTATTATGTACTTTTTTCTTAATTGGTTTTTCCATTGTTGGAAGCTACGCATACGAAATGTTATATCCAGAGAAACAATTAATTGAGCAGGGAACGCTAGTCTCATCGATCTCGATCGGAGAGTTAACAAATAAAGAAGCATTACAACTGATTGAAAATGAAACGGAGATTTGGGGAGAAGCCAATATGGTTACTTTTCACTATATGGATACTGAATCGACAAAAGTTGCAAGTGAGCTGATTTCATTTGATACTCAGACGACCCTTCAATTAGCAGCAACAAACAAAATTACGCCAATATTTGTTGTTTTAAATAATCAAGCAATAGATGAGCTATTACATCAGCTCTCTTTTGTCGATTTACGGGACATGATTGATCAGGACTTATTAAATGAAGATTTAATAGCCTACGCTCAAACCTTAACAAATGATCCTTTAGCTGTTGATATCAACAATTACTTATTAGAAGAGTATCAGGAAGAGAGTGGAACAATAGCTACTAGCTATATACATAATCTATCTCCTGGGAATGATTTAAATGAGCTAATAAGAAATCTAAATGGGTATAAAATTAATCCAAAGGAAGAAATTTCATTTTTATCAATGCTAGAGGAGGTTAATTTTTCGCTGAATAATAATGAAACGATGAGCATTGCTGCTTCAGCAATCTATAAAGTTATTCTTGAAACAAATTTTGAAGTGATTGAACGACATACGAGTAGCTCTTTACCTGAGTATAGCGAGTTAGGATATGAAGCGTATGTTTCTAGTGATGGAAATGATTTGCGTTTTTATAATCCAAATAGTAAGCCTTATACACTCGTGTTACGTTTACAAGGAAAAGTCTTATCTGCAGCAATAGAAGGGTATCCGTTAGCGAATAGCTACATTGTAAACCTTAAAGATGAACAGACATTTAAACCAAAGCGGATCTTACAATATTCAGCAGGAGTTCCATTGGGAAATCGAGTTATCCAACAAGAAGGAAAGTACGGATACGCAATCAAGGTGTATCGTGAAGCTTATGATCGTTCTAATCGTATTATGACTATAGAACTCATCTCAGAAGATTTTTACCGACCTACCCACATTATTGAAGTACGCAGTCTCATACTAACTGAAACTAGTAATCGCTCAAACTCAAGTGACTTAGATCAAGGGATTACAAATCCTAGTACCGATCAGGGTGGAAATTCTTCGGGTGATAATGGATCCGAAACTTTCGTTCAGGATGAAAATCCTTCTGGTGGTAATGGATCTGAAACTACCGATCAGGATGAAAATTCCTCGGATGGTAATGGATCGGAAATCGATGACGATACGGAAAGTGAAGTTAATGACCCAATAAAAGGTTATTAA
- a CDS encoding ATP-grasp domain-containing protein has protein sequence MQKTGWLIYNKEMAQINSGFISWFMSEAILLNIKLQLVIKEDLHYGITSDQLSMLHNGKAVSMPDFAIMRNNDPLLTKQLNGLGIKVFNNSLVSQISNHKGRTHQFLAGKGIPMLDTVFVSREEFCSDFDLLPFPYPVVIKEVAGRGGNQVYKAECHKELADILECVQAKELIIQRMGDVIGRDVRVFVIGGDIIAAILRSSDQDFRANFSLGGTAQLYELNEAQRSLVKKVIAAFNGELDFVGIDFLFAKDGSFIFNEIEDVAGSRTLSANSDVFIVRLYLEHILRSV, from the coding sequence ATGCAAAAAACAGGTTGGCTTATTTACAACAAAGAAATGGCTCAAATTAATAGCGGCTTTATTAGTTGGTTTATGAGTGAAGCAATTTTATTGAACATCAAGCTGCAACTGGTGATTAAAGAAGATTTACATTATGGGATAACTAGTGATCAATTATCTATGCTTCATAATGGAAAAGCAGTTTCTATGCCTGATTTTGCAATTATGCGCAACAATGATCCATTATTAACTAAGCAGCTTAATGGGTTAGGAATTAAAGTTTTTAACAATTCACTTGTTTCTCAAATTAGTAATCATAAAGGTCGAACTCATCAATTTTTAGCAGGAAAGGGTATACCAATGCTTGATACTGTGTTTGTGAGTCGCGAAGAATTTTGTTCGGATTTTGATTTGTTACCGTTTCCTTACCCAGTTGTCATCAAAGAAGTAGCGGGTCGTGGTGGTAATCAAGTTTACAAAGCTGAGTGTCACAAAGAATTAGCCGATATTTTAGAATGTGTCCAAGCAAAGGAATTGATCATTCAACGAATGGGTGATGTGATTGGTCGAGATGTGCGCGTGTTTGTGATTGGCGGCGACATTATCGCAGCGATTCTACGCTCGTCTGATCAAGACTTCCGAGCAAATTTTTCGTTAGGCGGTACAGCTCAGCTTTACGAACTAAATGAAGCGCAACGGAGCTTAGTTAAGAAGGTTATTGCGGCTTTTAATGGTGAATTAGACTTTGTCGGGATTGACTTTTTATTTGCCAAGGATGGCTCATTTATCTTTAATGAAATTGAGGATGTGGCGGGTTCACGAACATTATCGGCCAATTCCGATGTATTTATTGTTCGACTTTATTTAGAGCATATCTTGCGCAGCGTCTAA
- a CDS encoding folylpolyglutamate synthase/dihydrofolate synthase family protein — protein MISYEEACEIVFSATKFGICLGLERMEAILTELDHPERKIPAIHIAGTNGKGSTLTYLKSILREAGYNVGTYTSPAIRSINDKIQFNNSDISNQDFALMIEQLKPISEKLAGTSIGPPTEFELLTAVAFQYFATITHPDIILIETGLGGRLDSTNVITPLVSIITNIGHDHMDILGDTIAAVAREKAGIIKQRVAIVSGCKQDESIFVLKEQATEKNAQLYQLGEDFFCEQAANTFTFDYQQIHYSNLKSGMLGKHQQENACLAIMALNCLAKEYPIDNQAIRNGLAKAKIANRIEIIQQKPVIIFDGGHNLEGMQALADTLTSTYPNKQIYVLFCAMKDKDIKGMLAPLAEVAKEIILTSFPFNRVMDPHQVYETYPLRNSKVIENATEAYSYRLKQLSDNDIFVITGSLYFLTYLREFVLKR, from the coding sequence TTGATTTCTTACGAAGAAGCATGTGAAATTGTATTTTCAGCTACTAAATTTGGAATTTGTTTAGGTCTCGAGCGGATGGAAGCGATTTTAACAGAGCTTGATCATCCAGAAAGAAAAATTCCTGCCATTCATATTGCGGGTACAAATGGCAAAGGCTCAACCTTAACGTATTTAAAATCAATTTTACGAGAAGCGGGTTACAATGTCGGGACTTACACATCACCGGCGATCCGAAGTATAAATGATAAAATTCAATTTAACAATTCGGATATTTCAAATCAAGATTTTGCGTTAATGATAGAACAACTAAAGCCAATTAGCGAAAAATTAGCTGGAACTAGCATTGGCCCACCAACAGAATTTGAACTTTTGACAGCAGTTGCATTCCAATATTTCGCGACAATTACGCATCCCGATATTATCCTTATTGAAACAGGACTGGGTGGTAGACTTGACTCAACAAATGTGATTACCCCGCTTGTATCGATTATTACGAATATCGGACATGACCATATGGATATCCTCGGCGATACGATTGCGGCTGTGGCCCGAGAAAAAGCAGGAATTATTAAACAAAGGGTTGCAATCGTTTCTGGTTGTAAACAAGATGAGTCAATTTTTGTGCTCAAAGAACAGGCAACAGAAAAAAACGCTCAACTCTATCAATTAGGGGAAGACTTTTTTTGTGAACAAGCAGCCAATACGTTTACATTTGACTATCAACAGATTCACTATTCAAATCTAAAATCAGGCATGCTCGGGAAGCATCAACAAGAAAATGCTTGTTTAGCAATAATGGCGCTTAATTGTTTAGCCAAGGAGTATCCGATCGATAATCAAGCAATTAGAAACGGGTTAGCAAAAGCAAAAATCGCAAACCGAATTGAAATAATCCAACAAAAACCCGTGATTATTTTTGATGGTGGTCATAATCTAGAGGGAATGCAAGCTCTAGCAGATACATTGACAAGTACATATCCAAACAAGCAGATTTACGTTCTTTTTTGTGCTATGAAAGATAAAGATATTAAAGGAATGCTGGCTCCTCTTGCCGAAGTAGCTAAAGAAATCATTTTAACAAGCTTCCCATTCAATCGCGTCATGGATCCCCATCAAGTTTATGAAACGTATCCGCTTCGAAATAGTAAAGTAATTGAAAACGCTACTGAAGCATATTCGTATAGATTAAAGCAACTATCAGACAATGATATTTTCGTTATCACAGGTTCATTGTATTTTTTGACCTATCTGAGAGAGTTTGTCTTGAAAAGGTAA
- a CDS encoding type II secretion system protein → MQVYKYCQKNKGFTLIEILASFVLLSIVILSFLSFFSQSMMFSVKVGDKLTAINVAERALNDLKMESLDDNRGYKYINDSTSLFNMNNKDYYIRHFELSTDENLELITLYVEIFVDDPALNPELTPETEVYGYREYERVE, encoded by the coding sequence ATGCAAGTATACAAGTATTGTCAAAAAAATAAAGGTTTTACGTTAATTGAAATACTTGCATCTTTTGTTCTATTAAGTATTGTAATTTTGAGTTTCTTAAGTTTTTTCTCACAGTCAATGATGTTTTCTGTAAAAGTGGGGGATAAATTGACAGCAATAAATGTGGCCGAAAGAGCACTTAATGATTTAAAAATGGAAAGTTTAGATGATAATCGAGGTTATAAATATATAAATGACAGTACATCTTTGTTTAATATGAATAATAAAGATTATTATATAAGGCATTTTGAATTATCTACTGATGAGAACTTGGAATTAATTACGTTATATGTAGAGATTTTTGTTGATGATCCTGCATTAAACCCTGAACTAACACCCGAAACTGAAGTTTACGGGTATAGAGAGTATGAGAGGGTTGAATAA
- a CDS encoding type IV pilus twitching motility protein PilT, whose product MKERLEKLMKAAFELKASDLHLTVGVPPIMRINGDLKQYGKEVLKPADTEGMVFSILSEQLKENFKDKGEIDFSYGIAQVSRFRINAYRQRSCVSLAIRLIPTLIPSLDDLRMPNVLKKVVVKPQGLVLVTGPTGSGKSTTLAAMIDYLNKTERKHIITLEDPIEYLHKHHYCIIDQREVGFDTKNFANGLRASLRQDPDVILVGEMRDLETIGTAITAAETGHLVLGTLHTTNAPSTIDRIIDVFPPNQQPQVRIQLASVLTAIVSQRLFPTVDKQSRCAATEILVNNSAIANLIRNEKIHQIDNVLQTSRSSGMHTLEMSIKELLAHQKISKETAEPYLKASEL is encoded by the coding sequence TTGAAAGAGCGCTTAGAGAAATTAATGAAAGCCGCTTTTGAATTAAAAGCTTCAGATTTACATTTAACTGTTGGCGTGCCACCAATTATGAGAATTAATGGTGATTTGAAGCAGTACGGCAAAGAAGTGCTAAAGCCAGCAGATACTGAGGGGATGGTTTTCTCAATCCTCTCTGAGCAGTTAAAAGAAAACTTTAAGGATAAGGGGGAAATTGACTTTTCCTATGGGATTGCCCAGGTTTCAAGATTCCGAATTAATGCCTATCGACAACGCTCTTGTGTCTCTTTAGCAATTCGGCTTATTCCAACTTTGATTCCTTCTCTTGATGATTTACGAATGCCCAATGTTTTAAAAAAAGTTGTCGTAAAGCCGCAAGGACTTGTTTTAGTGACGGGCCCAACAGGAAGTGGAAAATCGACGACTTTAGCAGCAATGATCGACTATTTAAACAAAACAGAACGAAAGCACATTATAACGTTAGAGGACCCGATTGAATATTTGCATAAACACCATTATTGTATTATTGACCAGCGGGAAGTTGGTTTTGATACGAAAAATTTTGCCAATGGTCTGCGGGCTTCATTGCGTCAAGATCCTGATGTGATCCTCGTTGGAGAAATGCGAGATTTAGAAACGATTGGAACGGCGATCACGGCAGCAGAAACTGGGCACTTAGTTCTCGGGACACTGCATACGACAAATGCTCCGTCAACAATTGACAGGATCATCGATGTCTTTCCGCCTAATCAGCAACCACAAGTGCGGATTCAATTAGCGTCAGTTTTGACAGCGATAGTTTCGCAACGACTATTTCCAACCGTGGACAAACAAAGTCGTTGTGCAGCAACGGAAATTCTCGTCAATAATTCTGCGATCGCTAATTTAATTCGTAACGAAAAAATTCATCAAATCGATAATGTTTTGCAAACAAGTCGATCAAGTGGCATGCATACGTTAGAAATGTCAATCAAAGAATTACTAGCACATCAAAAAATTTCAAAAGAAACAGCAGAGCCTTATTTAAAAGCGAGTGAGTTATAA